The DNA region GAGGCGCTGCCAGACCCGCCCGAACACCAATGGGCCGCCGATGCGTTTGGCGCCGGCCGAGAGCTGGCCCTCAGTGTCCTCGTCGAGCGCTCGCAGCAGCAGGACTTGGTCGGTGAACTTCGCCCCCGACGCCAGGAGCGAGGCCAGGGCACCGGAGGTGGCGAGGTCGTCGACGCGGCCGAGGGTGGCGATGACGGACTGGCGGACGGCGCCGTCGACGCGCTTGCTCTCAACGATCTGGACGTAGGCGCGTCCGCCGGAGCCTTTGAGACGGAAGAACATGGCGGCCTCCGAGGCTGACACTACGGGATCAGACTCGGAGCCATCAATCAAGCTATTTCTAGCGTTCGGCGTGGCACTACGTTTTGCGAAATCGCCGACTCCGCCCCAGCAAAATCAACGGCTTATGACGAAATCGGCCGTTTCACTGTTCAACTCGGGTCAAGGCTGACAACGGCATCGAACTGTCCGTATTTCCCGGCCAAATCATCATAGACCGACGCGCGTTCAAGCCGAAGGTGTGGGAACGCCGCGTTCGCCTCGGCAATCCCCGATTCCGACAGATCGATGCCGGCAACGTCAAAATTCTTCGACAGGTGGTTTGCGACGCTGCCATTCCCGCACCCCAGATCGAAGATTCGAGAGGGCTTGATCTCTCCGAGCACCTGATCGAGGCACGGGACAAGAATATCGTGCGCTGCCGTGTGTGCTG from Blastochloris tepida includes:
- a CDS encoding class I SAM-dependent methyltransferase; translated protein: MIVHNAPEYAYKSAAHTAAHDILVPCLDQVLGEIKPSRIFDLGCGNGSVANHLSKNFDVAGIDLSESGIAEANAAFPHLRLERASVYDDLAGKYGQFDAVVSLDPS